From a region of the Tenggerimyces flavus genome:
- a CDS encoding UvrD-helicase domain-containing protein: MSPRRTVLPDQMPLSWEVDESAPRYSAADLARALGNHPPTPEQAAVIEAPLGPEVVVAGAGSGKTETMAARVVWLVANGLVAPEQVLGLTFTRKAARELAARIRRRLQQLRARGHLGPAGPYDDSTPGDVSVATYDAYAQRIVAEHALRLGREPGTRLVTPAIAWQYATRVVETYDGPMDFVDYAFSTVVDAVLSLHGEMAGHLVTPAQLEDFTQRLIARVKEKPKVARTKGQLHAEVEGALRRQVARVQLLPIVEAFVAEKQRREAVDFADQAALAAQLAEEFPEVGERERDRYSVVLLDEYQDTSHAQLAMLRGLYGGKTAHPIVAVGDPCQSIYGWRGASAATLVAFGEQFRSGTGEAAPTRSLSTSFRNGASVLAVANVLAEPLRSGGLVVPELASHPSTGAGEVLASLHLTVDDEARDVAARINELWTADAPLRSAGGVGRTVAVLVRKRAQIDRIARSLRGYGLPVEVVGVGGLLATPAVTDVVATLRVLSDPSRGDALMRLLTGARWRIGPRDLDGLGRWARRLAAARAAGQPAEAAPEIAVDTSGERRRISADDIDQRSIIDALDALPQEGWFSPAGRRRMTALADELRTLRSRAAQPLVDLVADVVRTLGLDVEVAARTGDVTTSRADLDAFLDVAVGFADSGEGATLTAFLAFLDAADEEERGLEPGQVEIDDERIQVLTVHGAKGLEWDVVFVPGMVEGVLPAARAKDKAWLSDVGALPFPLRGDAAVLPELDVSGAADQGDVKAAFEQFMEDCGERARLEERRLAYVAVTRARQLLICSGYRWDETTKPREPGEYLQEIAAVCAAGAGSLPVWHGTVDVEGGNPVTAEPPSHAWPYDPLDDKRRTEIRAGANLVGLSLAALDSPAPMPQPVLEASYEWHRDVDLLLSERARRAARDEVLVELPERLSVSQLVSLRRDPSALARVIRRPVPRPPNPLARRGTAFHAWLESRFGRPQLLDVDELPGSADEQAEVDSDLEVLQNAFLASEWAEQQPVEVEVPFELVVAGVVVRGRADAVFPREEDGGEGIEVVDWKTGRVPRDPDELAVTSVQLAAYRLAWSQLTGLPLEQVRAAFHYVRQNTTIRPVDLLDREGLEALVTSVPLAP, from the coding sequence ATGAGCCCACGCCGCACCGTGCTGCCCGATCAGATGCCGCTGTCCTGGGAGGTCGACGAGTCCGCGCCGCGCTACTCGGCCGCGGATCTCGCACGAGCGTTGGGCAATCACCCACCGACGCCGGAGCAGGCGGCGGTGATCGAGGCACCGCTCGGACCCGAGGTGGTCGTCGCCGGCGCGGGTTCGGGCAAGACCGAGACGATGGCCGCGCGCGTGGTGTGGCTGGTGGCGAACGGGCTGGTCGCGCCCGAGCAGGTGCTGGGTCTGACGTTCACCCGCAAGGCTGCGCGCGAGCTGGCGGCGAGAATCCGCCGCAGGCTGCAGCAGCTCAGAGCCCGCGGACACCTCGGCCCAGCCGGTCCGTACGACGACTCGACGCCGGGCGACGTGTCGGTCGCCACGTACGACGCCTACGCGCAGCGCATCGTCGCCGAGCACGCGCTGCGGCTCGGCCGCGAGCCCGGCACGAGACTGGTCACGCCCGCGATCGCCTGGCAGTACGCGACCCGCGTCGTCGAGACGTACGACGGCCCGATGGACTTCGTCGACTACGCGTTCTCCACCGTCGTCGACGCGGTGCTCTCGCTGCACGGCGAGATGGCCGGCCACCTGGTGACGCCGGCGCAGCTCGAGGACTTCACCCAACGGCTGATCGCGCGCGTCAAGGAGAAGCCGAAGGTCGCGCGGACCAAGGGACAACTGCACGCCGAGGTCGAGGGCGCGCTGCGGCGCCAGGTCGCACGGGTGCAGCTGCTGCCGATCGTCGAGGCGTTCGTCGCGGAGAAGCAACGCCGCGAAGCCGTCGACTTCGCCGACCAGGCGGCGTTGGCGGCGCAGCTCGCCGAGGAGTTCCCCGAGGTGGGCGAGCGCGAACGAGACCGCTACTCGGTCGTGCTGCTCGACGAGTACCAGGACACCAGCCACGCGCAGCTCGCGATGCTGCGTGGGCTGTACGGAGGCAAGACCGCGCATCCGATCGTCGCGGTCGGCGACCCGTGTCAGTCGATCTACGGCTGGCGCGGCGCGAGCGCGGCGACGCTGGTGGCGTTCGGCGAGCAGTTCCGATCGGGCACCGGCGAGGCGGCGCCGACCCGTTCGCTGTCGACGAGTTTCCGCAACGGGGCTTCGGTGTTGGCGGTGGCGAACGTCCTCGCCGAGCCGCTGCGAAGCGGCGGGCTGGTCGTTCCCGAGCTGGCGTCGCACCCCTCGACCGGCGCGGGCGAGGTGCTCGCGTCGCTGCACCTCACCGTCGACGACGAGGCACGCGACGTCGCCGCCAGAATCAACGAGCTCTGGACGGCGGACGCACCGCTGCGTTCGGCCGGCGGCGTGGGGCGAACGGTCGCCGTCCTCGTCCGCAAGCGCGCGCAGATCGACCGGATCGCGCGGTCGTTGCGCGGGTACGGCCTGCCGGTCGAGGTCGTCGGTGTCGGTGGGCTGCTCGCGACCCCCGCGGTGACCGACGTGGTGGCGACGCTGCGGGTGCTCTCCGACCCGTCCCGCGGCGACGCGCTGATGCGGCTGCTGACCGGAGCGCGGTGGCGGATCGGGCCGCGCGACCTCGACGGCCTGGGCCGCTGGGCCCGCAGGCTCGCGGCGGCGCGGGCCGCGGGCCAACCCGCGGAGGCCGCGCCCGAGATCGCCGTCGACACCTCGGGTGAGCGGCGCCGCATCTCCGCCGACGACATCGACCAGCGGTCGATCATCGACGCGCTGGACGCGTTGCCGCAGGAGGGCTGGTTCTCCCCGGCGGGGCGCCGGCGGATGACGGCGTTGGCGGACGAGCTGCGGACGTTGCGCTCGCGGGCCGCGCAGCCGTTGGTCGATCTGGTGGCCGACGTCGTTCGTACGTTGGGCTTGGACGTCGAGGTCGCGGCCCGCACGGGCGACGTCACGACGAGCCGCGCCGACCTCGACGCGTTCCTCGACGTCGCGGTGGGCTTCGCGGACAGCGGCGAGGGCGCCACGCTGACGGCGTTCCTGGCGTTCCTCGACGCTGCCGACGAGGAGGAGCGCGGGCTCGAGCCGGGCCAGGTCGAGATCGACGACGAACGCATCCAGGTGCTGACCGTGCACGGCGCGAAGGGCCTGGAGTGGGACGTCGTGTTCGTGCCCGGCATGGTCGAGGGCGTTCTGCCCGCGGCCAGGGCGAAGGACAAGGCGTGGCTGTCCGACGTGGGCGCGTTGCCGTTCCCATTGCGCGGCGACGCGGCGGTGCTGCCCGAGCTCGACGTGTCCGGTGCCGCCGACCAGGGCGACGTGAAGGCGGCGTTCGAGCAGTTCATGGAGGACTGCGGCGAGCGGGCGCGGCTGGAGGAGCGGCGGTTGGCGTACGTCGCGGTCACTCGGGCGCGGCAGCTGCTGATCTGCTCGGGCTATCGGTGGGACGAGACGACGAAGCCGCGCGAGCCGGGGGAGTATCTGCAGGAGATCGCGGCGGTCTGCGCGGCCGGCGCGGGGTCGCTGCCGGTGTGGCACGGGACGGTCGACGTCGAGGGCGGCAACCCGGTGACCGCGGAGCCGCCGAGCCACGCGTGGCCGTACGACCCGTTGGACGACAAGCGGCGTACGGAGATCCGCGCCGGCGCCAACCTCGTCGGGCTGTCGCTCGCTGCCCTGGACTCGCCGGCACCGATGCCGCAGCCGGTGCTCGAGGCGTCGTACGAATGGCACCGTGACGTCGACCTGCTGCTGTCCGAGCGCGCGCGGCGGGCCGCGCGCGACGAGGTGCTGGTGGAGCTGCCGGAGCGGCTGTCGGTCTCGCAGCTGGTGTCGCTGCGGCGCGATCCGTCCGCCCTCGCACGGGTGATCCGACGCCCGGTGCCGCGCCCACCCAACCCGTTGGCCCGCCGAGGCACGGCGTTCCACGCGTGGCTGGAGTCTCGGTTCGGGCGGCCGCAGCTGCTGGACGTGGATGAGCTGCCCGGCTCGGCCGACGAACAGGCCGAGGTTGACAGCGACCTCGAGGTGTTGCAGAACGCCTTCCTGGCTTCGGAATGGGCGGAGCAGCAGCCGGTCGAGGTGGAGGTTCCGTTCGAGCTCGTGGTGGCCGGCGTGGTCGTGCGCGGCCGGGCGGACGCGGTCTTCCCGCGCGAGGAGGACGGGGGCGAGGGCATCGAGGTCGTCGACTGGAAGACCGGCCGCGTGCCGCGCGATCCCGACGAGCTGGCCGTGACGTCGGTGCAGCTGGCGGCGTACCGGCTGGCCTGGTCGCAGCTCACGGGTCTGCCACTGGAGCAGGTGCGCGCCGCGTTCCACTACGTACGCCAGAACACGACGATCCGACCCGTCGACCTGCTCGACCGCGAAGGCCTGGAAGCTCTGGTCACCTCGGTGCCGCTCGCTCCGTGA
- a CDS encoding RICIN domain-containing protein produces MSRAKVSHVVRSLAMLVGTTALAVASFAALGGSASADSTQTFKNQWTKKCLDDSSAHGVRTFTCNGTSYQQWKVHVWGDQTRQLRSNSTGKCLDDSNLGLRTFNCWPGSDARSKFQSWYVHRWNDGTIQFKNQTTGRCLDDTGGKGLRAIKCYAGGSKYQSWY; encoded by the coding sequence ATGAGTAGAGCAAAGGTCTCGCACGTCGTGAGAAGCCTCGCCATGCTGGTCGGCACCACCGCGCTCGCTGTCGCCAGCTTCGCCGCGCTGGGCGGCTCGGCCTCGGCCGATTCCACCCAGACGTTCAAGAACCAGTGGACCAAGAAGTGTCTCGACGACAGCAGCGCCCACGGTGTCCGCACCTTCACCTGCAACGGCACGTCCTACCAGCAGTGGAAGGTCCACGTGTGGGGCGACCAGACCCGGCAGTTGAGGAGCAACTCGACCGGTAAGTGCCTCGACGACAGCAACCTCGGACTGCGGACGTTCAACTGCTGGCCGGGCTCGGACGCCCGCTCGAAGTTCCAGAGCTGGTACGTGCACCGGTGGAACGACGGCACGATCCAGTTCAAGAACCAGACCACGGGTAGGTGCCTCGACGACACCGGCGGGAAGGGCCTGCGCGCGATCAAGTGCTACGCCGGCGGCTCGAAGTACCAGAGCTGGTACTGA
- a CDS encoding AfsR/SARP family transcriptional regulator produces the protein MEIRVLGTVELWHDGEQTVIGAAKLRGLLALLVLSANQVVRRDQLVDELWDGSPPPSATGTLQANVYRLRKLLDDDLRLETRESGYVLHALDGVIDVQRFHQSVEDAHGLIEAGDTESAVDTLRDALRLWRGEAFADVELATVRTSADTLGERRWDATELYLASVLSLGRHTEALGELEEYVAAHPLRERGWELLITAQYQAGRQAEALDSYRRVRDLLDEQLGIEPGRALRELQQRILNADPSLDPPADDEPEREAERIVPRQLPTPVRHLAGRAELLTRLDETRGRVVLLTGSAGIGKTTLAVHWAERVHDHFPDGILFHDLRGFGPTERVVEPASLLPSLLTELGVPSRQIPPEVVAQSALLRSVLAERSALLVLDNARDADQVRPLLPGAGSSSALVTSRRDLSGLVTTHDARAERVELLTENDAAELLESRVGAERIAAEPAAVADLIAGCAGLPLALAIVASRAAAKPSWPLSAVAAELTDIRQGLDAFRSEDRSADLTAVLSWSYRALTQEAAQLFRLLGLHPGPDISLAAAASLAGWDLVETRRLLDELTTCTLLDEHVPGRFSCHDLLRVYAAELAREHDADDVRHTAIGRMIGHYLSSGHAGAMLLSSRRDPIKLAPAAPGVEPEPMVDLEQTLDWFDTEHLVLLGVVDLAASHGYDAQCWQVAWTLVDFLDWRGHWQDWVDTQHVALEAARRSDDRRGEATSHRYLASAATELRNTDDAFDHLGKSLSLLRELDDTSGQGFVHIGLANVLESQGRWVESQEHGVRALELFRSAGHRLGEANALNSAGWLSAMLGEYDKALDYGEQAAALFEELGASHGLAAASHTLGYVHHRRGDLARAVETYQRSLDLYTAIGGDKYYEAAGLDSLGDAHHDAGDHAAAREMWQRALTILDELGHPEAERVRAKVGGPPG, from the coding sequence ATGGAGATTCGCGTGCTCGGAACGGTGGAGCTGTGGCACGACGGGGAGCAGACCGTCATCGGTGCCGCCAAGCTGCGCGGACTGCTCGCCCTCCTCGTCCTGTCGGCGAACCAGGTCGTCCGCCGCGACCAGCTCGTCGACGAGCTCTGGGACGGCAGTCCGCCGCCCTCGGCGACCGGAACCCTGCAGGCGAACGTCTACCGGCTCCGCAAGCTGCTGGACGACGACCTGCGGCTGGAGACCCGCGAGTCCGGCTATGTCCTGCACGCGCTGGACGGCGTCATCGACGTCCAGCGCTTCCATCAGTCGGTGGAGGACGCGCACGGCTTGATCGAGGCCGGTGACACGGAGTCCGCGGTCGACACTCTTCGCGACGCCCTGCGGCTGTGGCGGGGCGAGGCGTTCGCTGACGTCGAGCTGGCGACCGTACGAACGTCCGCCGACACGCTCGGCGAACGGCGCTGGGACGCGACCGAGCTGTACCTGGCGTCGGTCCTCTCGCTGGGCCGGCACACCGAGGCGCTCGGCGAGCTGGAGGAGTATGTCGCCGCGCACCCGCTGCGCGAACGCGGCTGGGAGCTGTTGATCACCGCGCAGTACCAAGCGGGCCGGCAGGCCGAGGCGCTGGACTCGTACCGCCGCGTCCGCGACCTGCTCGACGAGCAGCTGGGTATCGAGCCGGGGCGCGCGCTCCGCGAGCTCCAGCAGCGCATCCTGAACGCCGACCCCAGCCTCGATCCGCCCGCCGACGACGAGCCGGAACGCGAAGCAGAGCGGATCGTCCCGCGGCAGCTGCCGACTCCCGTCCGGCATCTCGCCGGCAGGGCCGAGCTGCTGACCCGGCTCGACGAGACCCGCGGCCGGGTCGTGCTGCTGACCGGCAGCGCCGGGATCGGGAAGACCACGCTGGCCGTGCACTGGGCCGAACGGGTGCACGACCACTTCCCGGACGGCATCCTCTTCCACGACCTGCGCGGCTTCGGGCCTACCGAGCGGGTCGTCGAGCCGGCCAGCCTGCTGCCGAGTTTGCTCACCGAGCTGGGCGTACCGTCGCGGCAGATTCCACCCGAGGTGGTGGCGCAGTCGGCGCTGCTGCGCAGCGTGCTGGCCGAACGGAGCGCGCTGCTCGTTCTCGACAACGCCCGCGACGCCGACCAGGTGCGACCGTTGCTGCCCGGTGCGGGCTCGAGCTCCGCGCTGGTCACGAGCCGCAGGGACCTGTCCGGGCTGGTGACGACGCACGACGCCCGCGCGGAACGGGTCGAGCTGCTGACGGAGAACGACGCGGCGGAACTGTTGGAGAGTCGCGTCGGCGCGGAGCGCATCGCCGCCGAACCGGCCGCGGTCGCCGACCTGATCGCCGGGTGCGCCGGACTCCCACTCGCGCTCGCGATCGTCGCCTCCCGCGCGGCCGCCAAGCCGAGCTGGCCGTTGAGCGCGGTCGCCGCCGAGCTGACCGACATCCGCCAGGGGCTGGACGCGTTCCGGAGCGAGGACCGGTCCGCCGACCTGACCGCCGTTCTCTCCTGGTCCTATCGCGCGCTGACTCAGGAGGCCGCCCAGCTGTTCCGGCTGCTCGGCCTGCATCCCGGTCCGGACATCTCGCTCGCGGCCGCCGCCAGCCTCGCGGGCTGGGATCTCGTCGAGACGCGGCGCCTGCTCGACGAGCTCACGACTTGCACCCTGCTGGACGAGCACGTTCCCGGTCGGTTCTCGTGCCACGATCTGCTGCGCGTGTACGCCGCGGAGCTCGCCAGGGAGCACGACGCCGACGACGTCCGTCACACCGCCATCGGGCGCATGATCGGCCACTACCTCTCCTCCGGGCACGCTGGCGCGATGCTGCTGTCGTCGCGTCGCGACCCGATCAAGCTGGCTCCCGCGGCACCGGGGGTCGAGCCGGAACCGATGGTCGATCTCGAGCAGACGTTGGACTGGTTCGACACCGAACACCTCGTCCTGCTGGGTGTGGTCGACCTGGCGGCGTCGCACGGCTACGACGCGCAGTGCTGGCAGGTCGCCTGGACCCTCGTCGACTTCCTGGACTGGCGCGGCCACTGGCAGGACTGGGTGGACACCCAGCACGTCGCGCTGGAGGCCGCCCGGAGATCGGACGACCGGCGCGGTGAGGCGACGTCGCACCGCTACCTGGCCAGCGCCGCCACCGAGCTCCGGAACACCGACGACGCGTTCGACCATCTGGGCAAGTCGCTGTCCCTTCTTCGCGAGCTCGACGACACTTCCGGCCAGGGATTCGTCCACATCGGTCTCGCCAATGTGCTGGAGTCGCAGGGTCGGTGGGTCGAGTCGCAAGAGCATGGCGTGCGCGCTCTGGAGCTGTTCCGGAGCGCGGGACATCGCCTGGGCGAGGCGAACGCCCTCAACTCGGCGGGCTGGCTGAGCGCCATGCTGGGCGAGTACGACAAGGCGTTGGACTACGGCGAACAGGCGGCCGCGCTCTTCGAGGAGCTGGGCGCGTCGCACGGTCTGGCCGCGGCCTCGCACACCCTCGGCTACGTGCACCACCGGCGGGGCGACCTCGCACGGGCTGTCGAGACGTACCAACGTTCGCTCGACCTGTACACCGCGATCGGCGGTGACAAGTACTACGAGGCGGCCGGGCTGGACAGCCTGGGCGACGCCCACCACGACGCCGGCGACCATGCTGCCGCCCGCGAGATGTGGCAACGGGCGTTGACGATTCTCGATGAGCTCGGCCATCCGGAAGCGGAGCGAGTACGGGCGAAGGTCGGCGGACCGCCCGGGTAG
- a CDS encoding RICIN domain-containing protein has product MNRTPIPHIMRSLATLIGVCVLGVASFAAWTGAASADSVQTFKNQATSRCLDDSGKGLRTVSCNGKITQNWNVHVRGDKSRQLKSIGTGECLDDSSKGLRTLQCHPGSSASTKFQSWRVVTFNDGTIWFQNKATARCLDDSSKGLRTFKCWPGSNDNSRFQSWF; this is encoded by the coding sequence ATGAACAGAACACCGATTCCGCACATCATGAGAAGTCTTGCCACGTTGATCGGCGTCTGTGTGCTCGGCGTCGCCAGCTTCGCCGCGTGGACCGGGGCGGCGTCGGCCGACTCGGTCCAGACGTTCAAGAACCAGGCCACGAGCCGCTGTCTCGACGACAGCGGCAAGGGCCTGCGGACCGTCAGCTGCAACGGCAAGATCACCCAGAACTGGAACGTGCACGTCCGGGGCGACAAGTCTCGACAGCTGAAGAGCATCGGGACCGGAGAGTGCCTGGACGACAGCTCCAAGGGTCTGCGCACCCTGCAGTGCCACCCGGGCTCGAGCGCGAGCACCAAGTTCCAGAGCTGGCGCGTGGTGACGTTCAACGACGGAACGATCTGGTTCCAGAACAAGGCCACCGCGAGGTGCCTCGACGACAGCTCGAAGGGCCTGCGTACGTTCAAGTGCTGGCCTGGCTCGAACGACAACTCGAGGTTCCAGAGCTGGTTCTGA
- a CDS encoding heparan-alpha-glucosaminide N-acetyltransferase domain-containing protein, with protein MSVAEQESPATDAKRPEPRRRLVGVDATRGLALLGMMVVHVLPSTNADGTVSAAYQLTGGRAAATFAVLAGVGLALASGGNRPDPNGFAASVAVRALAIGAIGLSLGYVDSGLAVILPYYAMFFLLSIPLLRLRARTLALVAVGLALVVPVVSHLLRAGLPSPDRGNPTFDRLIGDPFGLLSELLLTGYYPALAWLTYLAAGLAVGRLDLRNTKVAAGLLAAGAVLVGLGASASWLLMNVFGGREVLVATTRLGETSTEIERALSTSMYGTTPPTTWWWLAVDAPHSTTPFDLLQTTGFAIALLGAVLLVARFLRPLLIPLAAAGAITLTLYSAHVLLVSSPVLPNDALTSYVVQAIGALTFATLWYLTKRRGPLEAVVALLANAVRRAARR; from the coding sequence ATGTCCGTGGCCGAGCAGGAGTCGCCCGCCACCGACGCCAAGCGGCCGGAGCCGCGGCGGCGGTTGGTGGGTGTCGACGCGACCCGTGGGCTCGCGCTGCTCGGGATGATGGTCGTGCACGTTCTGCCCTCGACGAACGCCGACGGGACGGTTTCCGCCGCGTACCAGCTCACCGGCGGGCGCGCGGCCGCCACGTTCGCGGTCCTCGCCGGCGTCGGCCTCGCGCTCGCGTCCGGCGGGAACCGGCCCGACCCGAACGGGTTCGCCGCCTCCGTCGCCGTCCGGGCGCTCGCGATCGGCGCGATCGGGCTGTCGCTCGGATACGTCGACTCCGGCTTGGCCGTGATCCTGCCCTACTACGCGATGTTCTTCCTGCTCAGCATCCCGTTGCTCCGGCTGCGCGCACGGACACTGGCCCTCGTCGCGGTCGGCCTGGCGCTCGTCGTTCCCGTGGTCAGCCACCTGCTGCGGGCCGGTCTGCCCAGCCCGGATCGCGGGAACCCGACGTTCGACCGGCTCATCGGCGACCCGTTCGGGCTGCTGTCCGAGCTCCTGCTGACCGGCTACTACCCGGCGCTCGCCTGGCTCACGTACCTCGCCGCCGGCCTCGCCGTCGGTCGCCTCGACCTGCGCAACACCAAGGTCGCCGCCGGGCTGCTCGCCGCCGGCGCGGTGCTCGTCGGCCTCGGAGCGTCCGCGTCCTGGCTGTTGATGAACGTGTTCGGCGGCCGCGAGGTTCTCGTCGCGACCACCCGTCTCGGCGAGACCTCGACGGAGATCGAGCGCGCGCTGTCGACGAGCATGTACGGAACGACGCCGCCCACGACGTGGTGGTGGCTCGCGGTCGACGCGCCGCACTCGACCACGCCGTTCGACCTGCTCCAGACCACCGGCTTCGCGATCGCGCTCCTCGGTGCGGTCCTGCTCGTCGCCCGCTTCCTGCGTCCGCTGCTCATCCCGCTGGCCGCTGCCGGAGCGATAACGCTCACGCTCTACAGCGCCCACGTCCTGTTGGTCAGCTCGCCGGTGCTGCCGAACGACGCCCTGACCTCGTACGTCGTCCAGGCGATCGGCGCTCTGACGTTCGCGACGCTGTGGTACCTGACCAAACGCCGCGGCCCGCTGGAAGCGGTCGTCGCCCTGCTCGCGAACGCCGTCCGCCGCGCCGCTCGTCGTTGA
- a CDS encoding ABC transporter ATP-binding protein, whose protein sequence is MVSAFVAVASGCAPIAVILAIGALVGSLADVGARTTWALIALIGALIVQAGLRCAEQIASQELTARYLATVYDVLAAASLGPRHIGHLEDPTTARHLGAVSEALREGNFLYGVTSTSMLVAARLSSVGSAVVLATFRWWAPIVLLAGWFVVGWSFDKWLSTVFDELVSVTGSERRRAEYVRGLLMGGPAAKEVRIFGLSRHLVEVFGATWLKAMSSVWRHRLQSFWPLGIAAVALLSSNAAVFGSLGLAAYGGAISLGAIAVYVQAVHGVQNTAVLGEPQTQLGRAAALALHLRRLAEATREENPLPSKAKVPARVELREVTFGYPHRATPVLRGLSLSIPAGQSIAIVGENGAGKSTLIKLLCGLYGPDAGEVDVGGARVAAIFQDFVRYHLTLRENVAFGNPDGPRDDAALSRAIADAGATALLDQRLLMDTVLSAAYEGGTDLSGGQWQRVALARALMALDGGAGVLVLDEPTASLDVRAEAELFDRFLSVTRGTTTILVSHRLSSVRHADRIVVLADGVIVEDGTHDDLMALGGRYATMFSLQARRFLDA, encoded by the coding sequence GTGGTCTCCGCCTTCGTCGCGGTCGCGAGCGGCTGCGCGCCGATCGCGGTCATCCTCGCGATCGGTGCGCTCGTCGGCTCGCTCGCCGACGTGGGTGCCCGTACCACCTGGGCGTTGATCGCGTTGATCGGCGCGCTGATCGTCCAAGCCGGGTTGCGATGTGCGGAACAGATCGCCTCTCAAGAGTTGACCGCGCGCTATCTGGCGACTGTGTACGACGTGCTGGCCGCCGCGAGCCTCGGTCCGCGCCACATCGGCCACCTGGAGGACCCGACCACCGCACGCCACCTCGGTGCGGTGTCCGAGGCGCTGCGCGAAGGCAACTTCCTGTACGGCGTCACCTCGACGTCGATGCTGGTCGCGGCACGCCTGTCGTCGGTGGGATCGGCGGTCGTGCTGGCGACGTTCCGTTGGTGGGCGCCGATCGTCTTGCTGGCTGGATGGTTCGTCGTCGGCTGGTCGTTCGACAAGTGGCTCTCGACGGTGTTCGACGAGCTCGTGTCGGTGACCGGATCGGAACGCCGGCGTGCCGAGTACGTCCGCGGCCTGTTGATGGGCGGCCCAGCCGCCAAGGAAGTGCGGATCTTCGGCCTGTCGAGGCACCTCGTCGAGGTGTTCGGCGCGACCTGGCTGAAGGCGATGTCGTCGGTCTGGCGCCATCGACTCCAGTCGTTCTGGCCGCTCGGGATCGCCGCGGTCGCGCTCCTGTCGTCGAACGCCGCCGTCTTCGGTTCCCTGGGGCTCGCCGCGTACGGCGGCGCCATCTCGCTGGGTGCGATCGCCGTCTACGTCCAGGCCGTTCACGGTGTGCAGAACACTGCCGTGCTCGGCGAACCGCAGACCCAGCTCGGCCGCGCCGCGGCGCTCGCCCTGCACCTGCGCCGTCTCGCGGAGGCGACGCGCGAGGAGAATCCACTACCCAGCAAGGCGAAAGTCCCTGCGAGGGTCGAGCTCCGCGAGGTCACGTTCGGCTATCCGCACCGCGCCACACCCGTTCTCCGCGGCCTGTCGCTGTCCATCCCCGCGGGTCAGTCGATCGCGATCGTCGGTGAGAACGGCGCCGGGAAGTCGACGCTGATCAAGCTGCTGTGCGGTCTGTACGGGCCCGACGCGGGCGAGGTCGACGTGGGCGGCGCGCGGGTCGCCGCGATCTTCCAGGACTTCGTGCGCTACCACCTGACGCTGCGCGAGAACGTCGCGTTCGGCAACCCCGACGGCCCGCGGGACGACGCCGCGCTCAGCCGTGCGATCGCGGACGCCGGCGCCACGGCGTTGCTGGACCAGCGCCTGCTCATGGACACCGTTCTGTCCGCCGCGTACGAAGGCGGGACCGACCTGTCGGGCGGGCAGTGGCAGCGCGTCGCCCTCGCCCGCGCGCTCATGGCGCTCGACGGCGGTGCCGGAGTGCTGGTCCTCGACGAGCCCACCGCCTCGCTCGACGTCCGGGCGGAGGCCGAACTGTTCGACCGCTTCCTCAGCGTGACCCGCGGCACGACGACCATCCTCGTGTCGCACCGGTTGTCGTCCGTACGGCACGCCGACCGGATCGTCGTCCTCGCCGACGGAGTGATCGTCGAGGACGGGACGCACGACGACCTGATGGCGCTCGGCGGTCGCTACGCGACGATGTTCTCCTTGCAGGCAAGGAGATTCCTCGATGCGTGA